The Brienomyrus brachyistius isolate T26 chromosome 9, BBRACH_0.4, whole genome shotgun sequence genome contains the following window.
GCCAGTTGTCTCTCCCAGTTCCAGCGAGGAGCCGTTTTGCCAAAGTAACGCTGCTGTAGACGTTTGATTTCTGCCCTCTTCAAGTTCCCCCAGTCAGTTTCCATCTGAACATCTTTGTGAACTGGCAAATACTTTGCTTTGCACGTAAGACATCGAGGTACTGTGATGACTAAGGTGTTTGTGATCTAGGTAATAACGTCACTAGACATTGAAGAGTCGCCTTCTcttgcctgttttttttaaaaatgaggtATTAACCTTGCATTTTTTTAGGAAAGCATATCACTGTTCACATAAATTTAATTCCTCAACAAATAATTTCCAGTCACGTCCTTGTGCTAATAAGTAAACTATACAACGTTCTGGTCTGCATATGGTGGTACAATTCGCTAGTGCAATCTAAACTCTGAGTTTAATTTGGAGATTAAATTAGGTAAAAATTTGCTTGAATGCAATATATGTTATTTTCCTCAAATGATTTCTAAGAAATCCTTTACTGGGACAGTAAGCAAGTGGTTTTATTAGTATTGCAGATGCTATGTGGTTAAAAGTAAACTccaagcttgattttttttaaggaaacGGTGCCTTTATCGATAAAATTTTTGATCGCTTACTGCCATATTTTACAATAGGCCTTTTTCTACACTCTTATTTTAGAGTTGTCTTGCTTACTGTATTTTTCCTCCTCTGTTTTGAATATCCCAGTCATATATGCAGGAAATTATCAAGTGACAGGAAGGCAGCATGTTCACTTACATTAAGGTTGTGCTACTTTTCTGAAGTTCTGAAGACAGTTTGACTTCCTGTATTTCAAAAGAAGCGTTTTAAGTAAATTTACCTGCAGTCTTTATAACATTTTGAAGAATTCTAGAACAGTATTTATTATTTCATGAAAAAAAGAGTATAGTGAAAGAGCAATAAGGTTAACCCTGAAGTTTTAGTTTGTGAGTGACCTAAATCATCTATCATGGAGAGATCTAGAAAGAGCTGTTTGGATGAAGCTTTTTGTGAAGGAATAGGTGTGATATTTTGGAACAGTCGTGCACAGTAGGTTCCGAACTGTGTCTGTTACAGCTGGATCTGCTTTTGTGACTGTTAGATACTTGTCTTGGATTAATGGAACCAGAGTTACGGGAAGGTACTACAAAAGCTGGACTGTAGACAGTGTTATCCTAGTTGGTTCCTGCTCGCATAAACCATGAAAGAGGAAATAAATTCTTGCTCTGTACATACATTTTATGCTCttgtatttggggggggggactttttaattgttttatacttttttAATTTATGATAATTATCAATATAGCCTTGAACTAATGTATGTTACTCAAGTGGTGTACGTTGAGATGATCACTATGTAGGTGACCTTGGCATCTGTTTGCTTTTTGTATGGGAGGAAACATCGCTATGGCTTAATGATTTAAACcagtatttctttttttttctgtcttggCAATATGTCACAGTTAACTGTGCCTCAGTTGATTTAAGCTTGCAGTGTGCACTGGACTCCTGTTGAAGTAACTGATGCTTCGCCTCTGTTGTATTCCCATTAGACAAAGTGTAACAATTGCTTCTCTTGCTTTCTCCTGTAAAGTCGTAGACTTCTCAGATCGCTTCtcttaaccaaaaaaaaatgctttaataGTTTGTCATCTGTGTTctctaaagtttttttttttccttctcaagCATAGCACTTAAAGAATATAGATTTTAAATATTAGACCACTTATGAATGTTTTTGAGACTATATTGACTGTTATAGGttatatagatttttttaaaaaacagattGACATTGGCAGAGTTACACGGAACCTTAACATTGATGATGGGATGATTGCTAAGAATAATGTCTTTTGGATCTATCTTTATATACCACTTTGATACTGAAAATGCATTTGCAAAAAATTGCTCTTAAACCTACCTGTGCAGCGGGCAGGCAGCTGGGTTGTGGCGGGAAACCCGTGGATTTATTAAAGCTTAGTCCTGCAGAAATACATGGAGATATTCCGAGTACTGTTTTTGTCAGACAGCAGATTTTTTAATCCCCGGATAATGCTTCATGCCATTCAATAAATTAAATGGACCATGTTTTATGGCACTATTGTTTTCACATGGGTCAGAGAGGACATGTTTTCTACTTGTGTTTGGAAAAAGTAACTAATAAAGGGCTTAAGAATCACGGGAATTTATTTACTTTTGCAAAGTCTTTCTGaatattttgtgtttttcccTCTGACGGGAATTATGGAAGTGTTGTGTTCTCTACTCTACGAAAAGAGGACATTATTTTGATAATTGTAGACTGAATTTATCACCCAGCCAAATATATTCTGCATTGCTGTATAaaatatgaatattttatgtcaCTCTGTTTCAGCTAAGTAAATCTTAACTGCAATTATCAGTTGTAGCATATATATTTGCTTTACGTGAGTTGAGTATTTCTAATTatatgtgcaaaaaaaataacatttattccttttagatttttttctctgttttctGTGCAACGTAATTGCCAGACACGGTGGATCGGAACCGCAGTTCCGCGTCTTGTTTCCCTGCGGTCCTTTTACCGCGTTACACAGACAGCGCCACGGGTTGGGTCCGAACTATTTTACTTGCTGCGTTGTTTTTAAATGGAGATATTTGGCAGTACGTTTGACGACTCTGTGTTTGAAGAATGCAGAAATAAGGTCCCTATTGCTCTTTCTTCCTACAACGCAAAAAAATGTGAACCTAAGGTAGGTTTCTTCCTACTGCATATAACAGGACGAGGTACGCGTTACTGGTACAAGCTAATCAGGCGAACGTCTGTTTGTATTGGTACGTAACATGTTTTACATTACATGTGATAATGTAACTTCATGCCCACTTGTTTTAAATGTAGCATGATACTATCATGAGCTTGAATTAAAAATCAGATAAGTGGCCAGCGTATTGGAAAATTGTGCACGTCATGTTCTGTTATTTTGAGAAGAAGAAAGATCGTACCCCTTTCCAGTGAttgcattctattcaaaaccttttctgatGCAGTGGTTCTGTGAAAATGTACCGACAGATGATGAATTGGAGGAGCAAAAAGTTTTCAAATTCCGTGCAGATCTGGCGTATAGTCAAAACGATTATAAGGTAATAACATTTCACATACTAAAACATTCATTTACCTTCGTCTAAGAAATTATGCCATCGGCCATGTGTAACTGAGACACGAATCATGGAACTGGGTGACTGGAAATATGCTCAAATTATTCACTGTACTTTCATTCAGAAAGCTCTGGAGGACTACTCCACGTGCCTGTCCCTTATACCCAAGGGAAACGTCGCCATCAGACGGGATGTGCTGGAAGGCCAGGCCAGGTGCCACTGCCACCTTGGCAGACGCGAGGAGCCCCTGGATATTGCTGACCTGCTGGTGAGCCCCTCCAGCCTTTATAGTCATGTTTTCCCTGCTCCCCACAAAATTAGACCATCTTGATTATGTAAAATAATTTGTATAATTATGAATTGAATTTAGATTCACCTTAATTGTCCTTGCACAAAAAGTGCAGGTACTGTGGCAATGAAATGCCGTTTGGCGTCTAACCtaaaagtgcagtgcaaaataaTGCAACCATGCTAGAAGCAGCTGTAAGATATATAGATGTGTGATAGAAATACGTGCATATATATGGTGGTATACATGATGTGATATAAGAAATGAGTTTATACAGAATCTATTGGGGCTTTTCCACTGTCCCCAAGAACTGAGCAGTACTGTGAACTGGATTTTCACGTCTAGCAGAAACCACGCTCTTCTGTGCGCATTGACGGCGCATATGCAGGATTATCGATTAGgtatttccagtaggtggcagcaccaACTTTCACAGATCAGCTGTCAACAGCGAAAGAGTAAGAGGAAGAATAGTTGTCATTGTTGTAGTAGTAGCTATGGTGAGTCTGTATGAGGCGGTACCCGTATGTCTAATTTTTCATATCGTCCAGGCATACTGAGATATATTGTATCATATCATAAAACACTGTTTTGGCATTTTGACAAATTGGCAATAAAATTCACtgagtgggggggcaggggctcCTGGTTAATTTTTCTGTAAGGAATtcaaaatttatatatatataactattTAACTATGAAGGAAGATTACGCAGTCCTTGGTACTGGCTGGGATTTCTGATACGTATTTGCTATTGTGGCTGAGGTGACTAATATATTAACATTCTCTTAGTATACTGCATTGGGAGACATGCACAGACATGCAGTGTGTGGAATATGTCAGAATCACGGCttcattgtgttttttatggacAGAGGAAGGAAGCGACAAACACTGGCCACCTTACGTGCGCTTTAAACCTTCGGCTAACGGTCCACCAGCTCTTCGGAGATGTCGGTGAAGAGATCTCAGTCCTTCGGCAGCTCGTCTCCCTACACCCTTATAACCCCTGGTACTGGCAGAGGCTGGCGAGGTGTTACTGGGCCCTCAGCCCGTCCCCCAGGGACAATGGGTGCCGAGCTGATGGACACCACAGGGCAGAGAAGACGGCAGAGATGAGCAAAGGGGGGCAGTGGACCGGACAAGGGGCGGACATCCGGCTAAAGGCTTGCATGTGTTTCGTCCGAACCAGGTGACTGAAACGGATCATCAGTAATAGGATTATTCTCATTATGTACCTGATCTCTTCATGGTCAGCCATCTTAATATACCTTCCTGCATATTAATCTCATATTCCATCCCTTTATGCTGCTGTACTTAGTGTTTGCACTAGGTGAAACCCACTCCCTATCAGTGCTGTTTGTATGAAACACCATGATTCTGGgacagtattttttttccatgccaCTGCCTATTGTGTGTGGATTGTATGACAATAACTCGATTGATTTGACCTTCCCCCTGCATGTGTAACTGACTGATTATGTATCTTTTTCTACCTCCGTAGACTTCTGATCCATTTGCTGAGGATCCAACAATCCTCGTTTGTGCTCCAGTGCAATGAAATAGCCCtgaaggaggtggaggaggccctGCGATGCTTGGGGCCCGATGCGAAGACCCTCCAGCTGATTTCAGGGGTGCGAAGTCGGTTATGGCTTTTCAGTACCAAAGTGTGTTTGCAGATAAGGGTGGGAGGGCGGCTTGTGCCAACTTCAAGTAGTATAATGTGCTGAATCGATGGAACAGGAATGAAGTCATCGTTCTAATGATCTCTTTGGAGATGCAATCAACTGTTCTTACAATAGGAATTTTAATGGAGCCCACTgctaaatgtttttattttaagaaaCATCTCCAGCATCTCATTCCTGCCACCACACCCATTTCCTGTGACATAGGGAGAGTCTGATATTGACCTACCCGCTTTCCTCCTCCTTTGCCTCTAGGTGATGGCTGAAGACCTTGTGCCAGAGAAGATGAAGGAGGACAGCCAGGATGGCGAGAGCCTGGATGCTCTGTGTAACGTGGACTTTGACGAGCGGTGGTATGACAAGCTTAAAAGGCGACTCAGCTGAACAGGATGCGTGGGATCAGGACTCGACCACAGGGAGGCACTGTTCTCCTCGACTTGTGGCCTGGCTGTGGTTCCGGGTGTCTCGTGATCCTGCAGCCAATGGGGCATGGATGGACTGATGTTTCTGAGGAATGCATGACGTTTACCTAGTGATGGCCGAATTAAGCTttgtgaaccatttgctgtatgttttcatcccactagatggtgctcttggtttgcatTAGGGCATGAATTGATTCCTTTTTTTGAAtagagagcgccatctagtggggccACGAGATACTGCAAATGATTAATGAAGTTTAATTTGGCCATCTCTACTTTTATCTTAAGCTTTTGAATCCAGCTATTGATGAAATCTGTATTTCTGTAttaaatgtactgtatattgGAACATTCCACACAAGCGGGGCTGTAACGACATGGACTCAGCCTGAAGTTTTCCAATTCAGGCAAGGAAGGGCTTGCTGTTCTGTTCTAGTCCTTAACATGCTCCAGGTCTCCGAGTGGATTATAGTTTTAAGTGATTTTTAATGCAAATTTACCATGCACTCAAAATGCTTAGTAGCATGTATTAAATGAACAACGAATTTAAAATACAAAGAGGACTTCCAGTTTGCTTAAGAGTATTTTTAACGTTAGTAGAAAAGAGAGGGGAGGTCACACAACACTGGAAACCCCTTCCCTCTCATTTCTGCTCAGCAATATGCAAAGATATTTAGTATTAAAGTAACACCCCCACTTccttcaaaatggatttttttccacagctgataAAATATTTTCTCAAATGTGCTCATTTTTGCTGTATTCAATATCAGTGGCATTACATTTAAATGTTTACCGACAAAGAATCTATTTAGTGAGTTCTTTTCATTGATTTATCCATAGCCACTGTAGTAGGTGAGTCTGCCAGATAAGCAGGTTGCTCCCATTAAGATCGCAGATTCCTAGCGGGAGCTAGCTAAACTTTGGGCTCCCACAAGTCTCACACACAGCCTTGGCTGCTTAAATGCCGAATTCTGTGCAAATACAGGCTTTCCTGAATACAGCGTCATTAGCAGTTAGCTGCATACTGACCCGTACTGTGTGGCTGACTGGCCATGCACAAATAAACCGTTTCTGTTGAATTGGTGCCAGTTTTCTCACCAGTTACTGAGCATATTCCTCCTCGTGAGGGTGGAGCAACGTAGCTAGAATGATACAATCCCAGGACCAGCCTGTTAGGCCTGGTTACAGGCAGGACCGGGCCGTGGTGGATGGTTCGCCAGCTCAGGTCACTTGTGGCATGGTTGCTGCAAAATAACGGTCGGTGGATGATGGGGCGCCAAGATATGGGGGCAGGTGGTGATGCAAAAGGTGCCCAAAAGCTTGGCTGGGCACCCGGCTCCTGGGTGTGGGTAAAGGGCGTGGTCATCGCCTGGATTGGAGGCAGAGGCCTGTGGGTCGGGTCCGGTTGCCCGGGAATGCCAGGAATGGGCTCAGAGGAGGCATAGAGCTGGCGGAACTCCAGGTCAAAGGGCTCAACACTGCTGCCCTTGACAAGGATATTGACGCCCCTGTGGATCTTCCAGGACAGCCAGGTGAAGCTGTGGGACAGGACAGGGAGGAGGTGTGGTCAGGTGCCACAGCCACTCATGTGAACCTGCTTGCGTTTGAAGGACCACGTTTCTGCGCAACTTTGCAAAGAACAGTGGGGAAACGACATGGGCTGTTTTTGGACTTATGATTTCTGTTCAGCTCCACATGGGCTGGGGTTGGAGTATGGCTCAGCGGGTTGGaacgctgtgcctgtgattatcACTGGTACGAATCCCGTGGATATTAGAGCGATTTCATCATTAGGCCTAAGAGCTTCTATGCTCCAATCACTCCAGGGATTAATCTGCCtctgctttctcaaaagcgCATGTTGCTTTGGTGGAAGGCATCTGCGAAGCAAATGAACTGTAAACGTTAAAACGAGTTCCAGCTCACCTGAAGGACCCTGCGAGAACCTGGGTGCGGTCGATGATGACAAACTTCTCCTTGACCAGGCCGCTGAACTTCTTGCCGGACTTGGCGCGGTACGTGCCCCCCCCAACGCTGCGGATCGACATCCGCTGCAGGGAAATAACTGGCTGCCTCACCGAGACTCATAAGAACATGTTTCATTGTGAAATAATGTCACACCTTTTGTGTGTTAATCCTTATTAATGAGCTTTAATACTTCTGTAGGGCCTTCCCCATTATAATTGCCTTAAATTGTTTACCACCAAAAATCATTAACAATAAATTCCAACTGTAGAGAAAGGTAAAACAAGGCAATAGGTGGAAAAATCCTTACCAAATTTGGTTTTACATCTGCATCCTTTCAAATCATTTTCTTTTAAGTAATTAGTGTAATGCGTACTTTCACATACGCGCGAGTGTCAAACTCGCACTGCGGTTCTGCTGAACTCACTTTCAGCTGGGGAGCAGCGATCTGCAGCTTCTGGCACATCTCCACGAAGAGATGGATGTTCTCGCGATCCAGCAGTAGGTAGGTGAACACGCCGCGTTTTCCCGTGGCCTCCAAGATGTCACAGAATATCTCCACGTCGCTGAAAGCGTCGACGACGACTGCCAGCACCTGCAGCCACGCGGGTGTCAGCGTCCCTCTACCCAGCTCCCCGCACCCCCCGTCTCAATGCCGCGAGGTGAAAGCATtcagccagtcactggcaaacaCGTACAGGTATAAACGGGTACATAAAACAAGTTTTACGGCTGTGAGCTCACACCATAAACTCAGAACCTTTTGCATAGTTACATCAGTCATTGAAGCTATCTCACCCGGGTTTTAGAGAGGGAGGGGGACTTACAGTGGTAGCCTTGTTGATGGACTCGCGCAGAAGGTCTCGTATGCTGCTCGTTCTGTTGGACCCAAGAAGCACCTCCACTGTGGGAGGCTCCTGCAGCTGGAAACTACCCTGAGTAACGGGAAAGCGGCGATCAAAGTCGGATGGCTTGGCGTCCACGACATCAGGGCAGTACATCTCAGAAGACCTCGAGGAAGCGTCTGTCTGCTCCGGGTCCCATTCCTCATCCCCTCTGGGACCGTTAGTGTTCTTTAGGATGTAGTCCTTCTCCTCCCGGGACAGGAAGTCCACTTCTACCTCTTGCGCCAGGACATCGCGATAGGCGGCCAGGCTGCGGTCCAGTAGGGCGTCAGTGGCCAGGCGGGCGCTCTCGTTGTGGCTCAGGTCTATCTCTGACACGAGGAATGATCTGTATCGTATCTGCTGCACCCGTCGCCTCACCTTGCCCACCCGGTGGCACCTCGAGAAGCGGCCGCTCTGAGGCTCCATGTCGGGGAGGCACGAGGGCCGGGCCACTGTCCGGTCGGCGGAGGGAACCGACTGGTGCTCTGGGACGCTGTCAGGCAAGGCGTGGGAAAGCACAGCTCGGCTCCCAGCTGAGCCACCCATCTCAGGGCGGGGTCACACGGTACAGCAGAAGATTGAAAGGTATGATCACATGGCTGTCAGGTCAAATTAGCAGTCAGCAGCTACAATTTTAATAGCTTTTTTTCCTGTATGACACCTATGACGGGTGGTGCATTAACTGACTCCCAGTTTAAGGTTCACATGTAATCGCTGTCATGTAAAGCCCTGTTGGGTAACAAGTTTCGTGAAAATAATTAAGACCAGTGAACACTGAATGATTCAGGACTGAGGCAAAGTGTTTATTTGACTACCAGGCAGAAAAATGCTATTAtacaaatacatatataaaaatagTGCATACGACGTTTTCTGTACAATTCAACACAAGATGCAGGTCTGTTACTTGATATCACAGAGAAGTGTTAATGCAAGATCACGGGAATGGCAGCTTCGGGCTGCTTTTTAAGTATCCAGCACATAGATCCTTAAATCAGTCTTGCGCCTGGGTAAACGTCTTTGAGACGGGTGGGTCATTAAAGGAATGGTTAATCAATGAATTACTGAGGGTCAAAATCTATTTATAAGTACACGAGTGTGATCACAAGATAATACCAGGACCTGTGGATAAAAGTGAATGTCACACGGCTGGTGCTTTAAAATGACTGGTGGTCTGTGATCTCTGGGCCGCCTTCACAGGGACGGGGCTCCCGGTGGTCTCAGAGCTCTGGGCCACCTTCACAGGGACGGGGCTCCCGGTGGTCTGAGAGCTCTGGGCCGCCTTCACAGGGACGGGGCTCCCGGTGGTCTGAGAGCTCTGGGCCGCCTTCACAGGGACGGGGCTCCCGGTGGTCTGAGAGCTCTGGGCCGCCTTCACAGGGACGGGGCTCCCGGTGGTCTGAGAGCTCTGGGCCGCCTTCACAGGGATGGGGTTCCTGCATCTGCTCTGGCGCGGGCGGCCAGCTTTCGGCGCAGCTCTTGCACATCCTGCATCAACTCCCGCTCCCTGAAATCCAGCTCGGCCCGGCACCTGTCGAGAGAGACTGGGCCAAACGGAGCCCGTGGCGCCAGGTCAGCTGTGCTACGATGTTACTAAACAGAAAGGGAGGCTTTAATCCCATAGTTTGTAGGACCCTGGAGCGCTGACAGGCACAGGGTACCTTGTTCCAGCCAGTGTTGTGAGCGGCAGCACAGGATAGCCCAGCCCTCTGGGATCCAAAGCCTTTCTTAGCAACAGAGGTGTGATGCACCTCTTAGGTGGGATCAAAGGTCATTTGCCATACATATTTAACTTAAAATGTCAGACTGGTACGGTGTTTCCTAGCATTAtatgtagtagtagtagtagtaataataataataataataaaagtacttTATTGGtctctgtggggaaattctctgtaCGCCTCCCCCAGTTTGCTCTCTCTAGGTGTAGAGCAAGCTGGCCAGGAAGGGCAATCACCTCTTGCAGCACCCAGGGGCTTAAGGGCCTTGTgagtgtgctggggggggggagcagggcaGGTTCGAACCAgctatcacaggcacagaggctttgtccactgaaccacacgctgcccccactTATACTCTTACTTCAAAATACATGGTGTTCCAATGCTTATATGTTGCCATATGCGCTAAACTGAGGGGTGTGTAATTGCTGTCTGTGAACAGAGACTCACAAGGCACAGACTCACAAGGCACAGACTCGTCTGTGGAGGACCAGTCACTGAGGCGGATGGCATCGGGCGCCTGTCGCTGGGAGGCTGCTTCGTGTCGTCTGGGTGAGCAGGGAGACCAGCATGCATCTGAAaggaacacacacacgcgcacgcacacgcacacgcacacgcgcacacgcacacacacacacacacacacacaatcagcgTCTCTCAGCCCTGGGTGCTTAAGCAGTCCCGCTGCCTCTCAAGGTCTCGGCTCCAAACTCACCGAGTGACTGGCCCTGACCCCCACACTGTCGCTCCCTCTGGGTCTGCATTCCCAGCTTCCCCCTCCGAGCCTCAGCCGCGCTCGCAGCCTGGGCCTCATCCTCCTGCTGAGTCCTCCTCTCTACTTCCTCCCACTACACAGAAAAACACAGCCCCCAGTGTCAGGAAACAGGCACAaaatctaacccccccccccatgcacacacacctctGTGTTCATGTGGATTATCATTATTCTAATAAAAGCCTCAAACAGACCATTGAAGCGTTACAGGCCTGGAAGTGAACTGCACTGTGATGCATCACCATTCTGCGAGGctcttatccaaagtgacaaacTCTTATCCCTTTTTTCATGGCTggattccctctctctctctctctctgaagccCAGCTTCAGTATCTTGCTTATGACTACAGCAGCAGACTAAGAACTTGCACATTAATGCACATAAATGCCAGATTAGTGAAGTTCCATCTTACGTGAGACACTGACCTGTTACTGCTGATATAGTAATCATTAGAGTACAATGTGGGTCCTACGAACAATGGGGGGGTTTGTTTTTCAGGGCCCCTTATCCCCCCCAGTGAAGTGACTATTTTGGTCCAACGGGGGGCTTCCAAATGGTTGGTAAACACCACCACTGCCAACAGGTCCTGCGGTTGTAAAACcacacacaaaaaacacacaagggCTTTGCTCACTTTCCAGaagaaccctaaccctactgtcACCTTTCTGCTCTCCATCTTCTTCATGGCCTCAATCAGCTGCTCTTCTGACGCGTCGGCCTCTGCACTCCTAGCGGCCAACCAGTGCCGGTCCCTCCCCCGCTCTCCATTGACCTGCTCCAGGCGCCCCAGCACCTCCGCCCTCAGCTctgcctccgcctgcagctgctCTGCCTCTGCCAGGGACTCCTCCAGCACCTGGGATGACAGAGTGGGAATCAGCCCCCCCAGAGGTgccttccccctcccccccaaacatTCTGTATCCCTGATGATGGTGACTGCCACACCAATCACACCATCAAATGGCATTCATACCCTACTCTGAATTTATTTACAATAGTTTAAAAatctgttaaataaaaataaaaacacagatggaagtatgcctttaaaatgagcatTTCTGAAACATTTCGACACAGTGTAGATGTACAAACTCGGTACTGACTTTAGGTTCTAACAGCAGTATCACTCTATTACATTGACAGCTTGCTCTCCTTACTGGTCAAGCTTAGCCTATCTGCACTTTGCTATAACGTCCTGTGATATATGGCCCTGCTTGTATACTGCTCTGAacaaaagcatttgctaaataaacaTACATGTAACATAAACAGTACCCGAGAAACTGACTCAGCTCACCTTCCTGATGCCCAGGCCGCAGTTGGGGTCCCCCTCCAGCATCCGCTGGTAGGCGGACTGGTCTTCCTCCTCCGCGTGGCGTTGCCAAGCAACCGCCTCTGCCCTCACCTCCTGCGTCACTCTCTCCTGCTCTTTGGCCAATTGCTGCAAGCAAGACGTGTGTTGAATGTCCCATTTTCACACAAAGCAAGCAGTTGACTGGACTGGGACATCAAAGGATAAACGGAAGGCTGTTGGGTCAAGTCTCAGgacaaaaa
Protein-coding sequences here:
- the zgc:101716 gene encoding uncharacterized protein C8orf76 homolog isoform X1 — protein: MEIFGSTFDDSVFEECRNKVPIALSSYNAKKCEPKVGFFLLHITGRGTRYWYKLIRRTSVCIDDELEEQKVFKFRADLAYSQNDYKKALEDYSTCLSLIPKGNVAIRRDVLEGQARCHCHLGRREEPLDIADLLRKEATNTGHLTCALNLRLTVHQLFGDVGEEISVLRQLVSLHPYNPWYWQRLARCYWALSPSPRDNGCRADGHHRAEKTAEMSKGGQWTGQGADIRLKACMCFVRTRLLIHLLRIQQSSFVLQCNEIALKEVEEALRCLGPDAKTLQLISGVMAEDLVPEKMKEDSQDGESLDALCNVDFDERWYDKLKRRLS
- the zgc:101716 gene encoding uncharacterized protein C8orf76 homolog isoform X2 gives rise to the protein MEIFGSTFDDSVFEECRNKVPIALSSYNAKKCEPKWFCENVPTDDELEEQKVFKFRADLAYSQNDYKKALEDYSTCLSLIPKGNVAIRRDVLEGQARCHCHLGRREEPLDIADLLRKEATNTGHLTCALNLRLTVHQLFGDVGEEISVLRQLVSLHPYNPWYWQRLARCYWALSPSPRDNGCRADGHHRAEKTAEMSKGGQWTGQGADIRLKACMCFVRTRLLIHLLRIQQSSFVLQCNEIALKEVEEALRCLGPDAKTLQLISGVMAEDLVPEKMKEDSQDGESLDALCNVDFDERWYDKLKRRLS
- the LOC125749534 gene encoding protein FAM83A, with the translated sequence MGGSAGSRAVLSHALPDSVPEHQSVPSADRTVARPSCLPDMEPQSGRFSRCHRVGKVRRRVQQIRYRSFLVSEIDLSHNESARLATDALLDRSLAAYRDVLAQEVEVDFLSREEKDYILKNTNGPRGDEEWDPEQTDASSRSSEMYCPDVVDAKPSDFDRRFPVTQGSFQLQEPPTVEVLLGSNRTSSIRDLLRESINKATTVLAVVVDAFSDVEIFCDILEATGKRGVFTYLLLDRENIHLFVEMCQKLQIAAPQLKRMSIRSVGGGTYRAKSGKKFSGLVKEKFVIIDRTQVLAGSFSFTWLSWKIHRGVNILVKGSSVEPFDLEFRQLYASSEPIPGIPGQPDPTHRPLPPIQAMTTPFTHTQEPGAQPSFWAPFASPPAPISWRPIIHRPLFCSNHATSDLSWRTIHHGPVLPVTRPNRLVLGLYHSSYVAPPSRGGICSVTGEKTGTNSTETVYLCMASQPHSTGQYAANC